The sequence gaaaataaagagtaaattcGGCGGAAGATTGAAGAAAGCTTCAGTCAGAGGTGTgcgaaaaaaaactataagaaaaaaggggaaaggtGCTTATCTTGAACCGTACCGATCTAAAACCGGATGCGGCGTAAAAAAACGCCGGTCTGCAGGTCGcagtcgtcgtcgtcgtcgtcaaggcagaaaaaagcattaaatttactACGCAAACTCCCCATTCATCCTTTATCAGATGTGGAGTTAATACGGTTTGcgcgaaaaattaatttaccccaCTTCAGAGGTGTTTTCATGCGCGATACTTTACCagctagaataaataaattcgaatCGGGAATAGTGAACTTGGACAGTGTCCTCAATCCGGGTACGCATtgggtttgttataaaaaacgTAACGCGAACGTGTTTTATTTTGACAGTTACGGTAATTTACAGCCACCTAAAGAGCTAGTCCAATATCTTAAATCCAACAAAGAGAAAGTCAACATCCAGTATAATTTAGACCGCAGACAGGATTTTAATTCAGTTGTTTGCGGGCATCTATGTTTAAAGTTTCTGATATGTTCTGCCTAAACGGAAAATCTTCTATACTGTCTGCAGATTTTTTCCCTCCGATAGAACTCGGCGATGCCGCGTGGGAAATCGGCCTGATTGATTTTATGTCatataataacattcaaaatgtagaaaaagaaaaaaataatatgttttattacggTTACCATGGCAGTAAATCGATAAAGCTTCCGCCGGGGATGTATGAGAttgatgatttgaaaattaaattgaaacatgGGATGGGCAACTGCGATGAATCGAACGCGACTGACAATGATAAAGGTAAACAACGAAATCGCAATAAAAATGATgcaaaatgtttgattaaaatctTAATCGAACCTACGACGATGCACTCGCgtttattttgtactgaaatagtaaattttacaaaaccacATTCTATCCGTACTCTTTTGGGATTTGATGAAATGGTCCTACCAGCAAACTTCTGGCATACATCTCAGAAACCTGTTAGTATTTCATCTGTAAATGCAATACGTATAAGTTGTAACATCGCCCGCGGTTCATTTGTAGGCGGAGAAGAAGGTCATATCATTCACGAATTCTATCCCAGAGTTGGACGGGGATATAAGATAATTGAAGTACCGCACAGTGTCATTTATCTTCCGGTCAACACCAAGTCTATACGGAATATAACTGTGCACGTTTATAATCAAAATTCAGAACTGATAAGTTTCGGTGGTGAAGAAGTGACGGTGAGACTGCATTTAAGACGAAGAAACGATGGTGCTGATTTTCGTTGATAATGCAGAATATAAATTCCCTCCCATAGTCCCGTTAACGACTAGTCAACCTGCGAAGCTTAAACGGCTAACACGAGAAAACGTACGATTTTTGGAATCTTTAGGTTTTAAAGTATTACAACAATGAGCGGACAGATAATAGACGTTGATACTGCGAACGCGGTATTTGATGAAAGCATTACGGGTAAAGAATTTCATACTCACTATCCTTATGCATCAACTACATTTAATAATAGTGATGAAATAAGAATTCCTGTCCAGCAACAGGATGTATACACGCTTCCGTGCGAAAGTTATTTACTCATCAACGGAACGTATAGTGATGCTAATGGAGTTTCAGATTCAACACTAAAACTATGCAACAATTTTGGCGCGTTTCTTTTCGATGAAATTCGTTATGAAATTGCAGGACAGGAGGTGGATAGGGTGAGAAATGTGGGGATAACTTCAACGATGAAAAATGCTCTATCACTGAGAAACTTcgaaaaagattcaatttttatGCATGGTTGGTCATCGGACGGTGTTGAAGATATCCAACCGGTCAACGGTGTATATATCGATGGTGAATCGGCAAAGTTTAAGGTATTACTTCCGCTGAAGATGCTCTTGGGCttttttgaagattataataAGATACTGCTAAACGTTAAACAGGAACTCATTCTGCTTTGGGCTTCCACTAATAATAATGCTTTTGTCGTTCCAGCTGGAAAAACATTTACCTTCATAATAacgaaaattagttggaaaatacCATATGTTAACGTATCGGATGAAAAACGGTTATCACTTCTTAGACTGGTAGATAAGGATGAACCAATTTTGATGATGTTCCGAAAGTGGAACTTGTACGAATACCCAACTCTACCTATCAGTAAAGATGTAATTTGGACAGTTAAAACAACAACGCAGGTGGAAAAACCTCATTATGTTATCATTGGATTTCAAACATCGAGAAAAGGAGACGCAACAAAAAGAGCTTCGAATTTTGATACCATTTCACTTAATAACATACGCTTGTATCTGAATTCAGTATATTATCCTTATGAACACATTCAAGGAGATAGCATTATATTATACGAAATGTTTAAGAGTTTCTATAGATCTTATTATAACAGGAATTCAGCGGCTGCGTTAATTACCCCATCCAAGTACTATGCTATGCCATTAATCTTTATAGATTGTTCAAAACAAAACGATACTTTGAAAACTGGCGCGGTCGATATTAAAATCGAGATACAAACTTCTACCAACATTCCCGACAACACAACAGCctattgtttgatgataagtgaTTGCATAATGCAATATTCTCCTTTAACTGGCACAGTCAAAAACGTTTCCTAACCAGTTTAGTCTGTTAGTCGGTAAAGTCAACATGTCTGTCTTTATATCAGACTTTACTTTTTTCGTTTACCCAACGCTGATGTCTACattaaagaattagttttaatttctttggatGGGCTCCGATTCGAGCAATATCTATTCAAGCCACCTTTTGACTACTATGATATTTCATCTCAAACTACAAGAGTTGCAATACAAAACTTTCAGAAACAAATCGGATTCAATTGGAATTCGGGTTTTATTGAACACTTGAGGTTatcaaccatttttgaaaatttagcacCAATGTGTACTATatatgtaaagtgcaaagaaaagaaaaaagtgttagaaCAAATACTAAACAATAAACGGAATATAATAACAGACCTTGACGGTTACGATTGTCCTCCGATCGATTTATTCGGTTCTTCAATAAACAAAGTATGCCCTTTTGGTGAAAAACATAATTGCGCTATGAAAAAGGCTATATGGTTACACATGTGGTGGAgtgaacaaagtaaattttattatatgttggaaACGGTGGGAAATGCTATAGAAAAAGCAAAAGAGTGTTATTTAAACAGTCCCGGACGTAACGTTCTACGTCACCTTCCTAAGCAGGTTATTATCGACCTTTACGGAAGGTATGTTCCGCCTAAAATTTATGAGGATCTACCCAACTACATGCAACAAGATCCAGACATCAAGATTCTTCAACTGTTTCCTGAAGATGAAAAAGACTGGagtgaagaataataaattttaatttgaaataaaattgtatttaaaatttaacatcaaataaaatatgtatttgtattttgattattaaagaacaataaataacttaaaaaagaaatagttgtttttattttaggtttaattatCCCTTCTCCTCTAAACAATAAGATTTTggaatgtatttaaatgaaatgttccaTTTGTTACGTTCAGTCTTTAAAACAGTGCAATAAGATGATTATCATATACTTCATAACGTTTTTTATCACAACAATTTCTATAAATGCAGATGAATTTGattctaataaatttctattgGACTATGGATATCTCAAAGGAGATAATGCAAGCTTAACTGATGAAAAAGCAGTAAAAGATGCCGTAAAACTGTTTCAAGAATCTTTTCATCTTCCGGTTAATGGGGAGTTAAATAGTAAGACCATCGCTTTAATGCGTGAGCCTCGATGCGGTGTACCAGATATATTACCGTATGTAGTTTCAAGAATCATATGGAGAAAACCAGAACTGAAATGGCACTACCAACGAGCAACGGCTGAAAAGATGAAATTAGCTAACATTGCTTTTGATGAATGGGCAAAGCACACATCGTTAAGTTTCAAACATGATTATTACGGATATGATATCCTAATTTCTGACAAATATGGTATCCACACATGTGCCAAAAACGATAAAGTTCGATGCTCGAGCAAATTTGATGGACCTGGAGGTGTTTTGGCGCATGCGTTTTCTCCTAACACTGCTAACACACCCATAGAAATTCACATTGATGAAGAGGAGAATTGGAATTTTGATCCTGAAGGTAAAGAGGAAAAAGACAAAACCAACCTTCTGAGCACGTTGATGCATGAGATTGGTCACGCCTTGGGTGTTCACCATTCTTTCAATAAAGATGCTCTCATGTACCCTTTACTAAACAAACGTTCAAATTTAAGCGAAGACGATATATTAGCCATTCAGTCGCTTTACGGCAGTAAAGCGATGACAACTACTGCTAAACCTGTTCAAACGACTAAATCTACTACTGTTCCTAAGTCTTCAGAGGTTATTACCGACGTGTGCgcaataaaagaagatgatgagaataaaattcattacttgcTAGTAAATGGTAAAGtttatgtaatattcaaaaaACAGTTATGGATAATAAATATTGCGAACAGCAGTAAATATGatagcaaaaattattatagaccACTTGAAATTACTGAACGATTAAAGTTTCTTTCTTTAGATACATTCAAAGGAATAGATGCGATGTACCAGAGACCGAACGGAGAAatagtattaattgaaaatcataaattgttTATGTTCAATCTTAATACTCAACAGTTGGTCATAGGCTATCCTAGGAATGTATGTTCACACTTTAACATCGGTCATCCTTGTACGATTAATGGTATCGTAAATACATATACTGGAAAAACTTATGTGATTTATAATGAAGATTTTGTGGGGGAGATAAATGAATGTTCATTCACTGTTGCTCGAACAGATCTTGTATCCAATCTGTTTCCTGGAATACCGGCAGATATAGATGGGGTTACTCGTTTTAACAAcggactactttatttttttaagaatggaaaTTATTATGAGTATAATGAATTCTTCCAAAAAGTAATCAGATTTGGAACTAAAGATCATGAGCTTTTTGGTTTGCTATGTTACAGTAACAATATCTTAAAACAGTTCActgaatttatcagtaaatttcatgtttatcctaaaaaagaagtttaaaaggaATTGTGTGAATTtaggataaagaaagaattatcgataagttcatgtaaaaattatatttttgattgaaatttgtaatcaaattttatttaataaattaattcagaaaaatgtattgtaacttattttaataaaaataactaccttttatcctttttataattagtttttaatgataaaaaaggttgaaataaaataaaaactgaaataaactttgaaaaattatttatttttacaaaacatttacttttgactataaaaaatgctggatacattttattaaatataataaaatactaaatacatctttatttaatataataaaataatacatacattaatttaattgaaacaataaatatctatttaaaatattaaatacattttaattgattataataaaataaaacatacattaatttaattgaatataataaaataataaatatattttaattgaatatattaaaatactaaatacattttatattgattataataaaataaaacatacattaatttaattaaaacaataaatatttatttaaaatattattgataaaattaccaatttttactatataatatagaattatattgtttactaaataaataactaaaccatTTATTCGATCTTTCTGTAAGAAAGTGAATCTTTAcggaattattatgttttttattaattaaaattgatacaaTGTTATTGAGAGTTTCTgttgttaaaacagaaaatatataattttcttcttcatcatcaatatttaaatttttagtcaaaTGAACACAAAGATAGTTATCAACCATTTCTTTAACTGAAAGATATGtaagtgagaaaaaattatttagtaaacaataataacatatattcggATCGAttacattcttataattaaacCTGCTGTATACATTAACTTTAAAATCTAATTCATTTTCgtctagtattaaaaataaatgccttaATTCATCTGTAACCTCTATTAAGCCACTAGTTATTGCTTGAACCACACTTAATGTTGAACATGCTACTAATGAAAGCGGTTTGGTTACTCTAATGCTAtaataacaagattttttgtacatttttaactgaaaagaaaaaacaaaattgaaaataatttaatgattaaataaacgtttaagtTCTAAAGGAATATCAACATGCCCCCAAGGTAAAGTTAATATGTTATTAACTGCAACACGTTTATCATCATAACTGCTTAATGCTAATTTGTTTACTGTCACAGTTTCAACTAAGTGTTTTTTTGATCGAATCAGTTTCATTTGAACATAAAGGTCTTTGCTATCGTCACTTGCTTTCAATAAACAGTTTCTGTAATGgttgatatttaatttgttttttactacattcttttttattcctttagctTTTTTCGTAATCCCCTTTGTAgttgtaaaagtatataattttgctCTTAATCCGATAAATTCTTTTATAGGAATGCCGTTACATTCATCcttaaatttacctaaaacttttttatttttaattgaaaaaagaggaTGTGAAACAGGAAAATCAGACGTATCAAAATACTCAATAAAACTTTCATCTTGTAAATCTTGGTAAAAATCATGAgtctctatttcataaaaaaagctatcGGTATCCATATAAAGAAGATTAATCTtagatctatattttttcttcattatattataatgaaaattatacattagtgTCTTACTAAGTTCTAacacttaaatttatataaacacatttaaatttatatagcttTTTAACCAAGGAGATTGAATAAATTGcagtattttatgtactttagttactctAAGTCCGTTACGAATAgcttgttttaaattaacataatgacaaatataattatttttagtttttaatgttgttactaattacatcattatcatttttataataatacgttaAAAGATTACATGCAAATGCATTTTCAATTAGAGTAAACTCTCCCATACGCTGAACTGCTTCCAACCTaactcttttatatttattgtccaTTTTCCTGTTTCAATCctgcgaaaaaaatttaaacaaaaaagttaatcaagtaaacatttaatttttttgctgaatCGCTTGTGATATCAGATTCAGATTCGCAAGCTGTCTCGTTGGAAGAACTCTCTCCCATCATTgataaatattcttcagatgaaGACGAACCCATTATTTCTCCACAACACTCCGTCAGCAATTAacctagaacaaacaaatagaaaataattatacaaatacttatatattactgataaacttataaaaatgtttactaaaatacaacacacctttcattttatttttcaccattttgcaattatatgaaactttttgATGCTCCTTAAACGGGTTATCATTATCCAACCACTCAAAAATTTCAAGACCACATTCGATACATGCCACAGAATCCATCACGCCGGTGAAATAAATCCTGCTTCCAACAATAATTCAACCTTTGGAAAAAGCCTTGGCCAATTACTAAAAGTACTCATCATCAGGTCAATACAAACTAtgctatctttaaaaaataaacaacaattgaaTAATTCTTCAGCAACACTACAAGTTTCATCATGTGTTTTATGTGCAATTCcgcaatgaaataaattagtttcagaGGTTATAGTCCAATTACATTCCTTACATGAAACGAATCCATCATTATCGAAGCGATTTAATCCACATTCTTTAATAATTCTGAATGGGAGTGTGTTTATCCTTTTGCTGAGCGCCGCAAACGGGACAAACATCTcctagatttatttttctgattccaCTTTTGACAGCATATAGTCTTATATCAAATTCAATTTCttctagttcttttttaaatatgttcagcCTCTCACAGTAGCTCTTAAGAATCTCTTTTTGCAACTGCGACATCAAtcttaaacagaaacaaaaaaatattagaaacagaaaatattaggaacaaaaaattaaaaaattcctttcaataaattattaacatacctTTTTCacgaatgaataattatattcttcttcTATGACTGTTGATTACTTCTTCTACAACAACTGATTCATTTGGTtgcaaaaaggaaatataatatactataacgttaaagacatttattaaatactaaaattaaagtgTTACTTAAACTAACATAAGAATTCAGTCATAAGCTTcagtcatttcaattttttatttaaactatttttccacCTTTTGTTTCAATTACTAATTGTATTGGGCTTCTACAGAAAGGACATTTTTTTCATCGACTATAGGTTTACTTTCGAGACGATCATTACATAATTTGCAGACGGAATGACCacacaaaacaaaagttacttttattaaattactaaagcaaatttgacaaatatatttttcttttatctcatcttctgataaagaatttatttcaatatcccCCTCCTGGGTTTCGTCAAATTCATTTTCTTCATGTttcacaatacataataatatattagatatattattggaaaatggataaataatatattctcctTCTTCTATAATCGCTGATTCATTCGActgcaaaaaggaaaatataataaatcaatttaaattaagcttagaaacatttattcaaagctacaattaaagtattacataaattacattcgacaggtacttttttaaaatataataacttacatCTAAAACATAATGGATGTGCACATGGaatagtaacaaatttaattacatttattttacaaaattggcATGTTATTGCTTCTCGATCGTTTAAAGCAATTGTTTCACTAAGTCTAataggaaaactatttttatcaggtttcctttgcgattttgcaaaacctttatttaacattttatgtagaacagaaccattttttattttgtgcataaatcctccaccttttattaataaagaattttttgttgtacAAATTATTACTCCACAGTTGATTACCTCTTTCATcggtaaattttcaatatttattttcattttatattctcctTCTTCTTTTGCATTTAGACAACGCCTAAGTCCAAAATAAGcctcttgttcattatgaaactgaAATTGAAAGAAAGACGTATTAGTTTctctgtaaaactaaaaatatatttgtttttatcaaataaaaaaataatatttgccttTGTAAATCTAACACGGTTTTCGAGGATGAATGATGTTGTTACTACTGTGCTTTCTtcactttcattattttcaacatcagCAGCAGCCTCTGCTATGAGGTTATCGTTGCCGTCATCTAATAAAGGATGATGTTGTTGGTCGTCGACTTCCCCATACACCAACCTTCGCGGTATTAATAACTGCAGCCGCTGATTAGGAGTTCCCTCTAATTCATCATCTTCTTGTAAAACATCGTAAACAACCTGTTCTAATTGCGCATCATTTACTGGAAACATTTCTTCGGACatctacaaagaaatattttcattgtactctaacaaaaataacgaaaaatatgtaataatatataacttataagaaaaataataaaaaaatatgtaataatatattacttctaagaaaaaacttactgttttataaaggtgacgaaaatattgatataatccAATACAAAACGCCAGTTTTCCAATCTTAGCACCaatatgttttgaattatttaattttaattaatctgcaaagaaaacagttgcattactatttattttaattttgtgaactagatgtacaagaattgattttaaatacataaactggaacagaattattttacatttaaatattggctggaaaaataattattaaataaatatgaaatagaattatatttaagcgaataattttacatttaaatattatttcacttacctctttaaataaagatgataaagatgataatataatagtagcagcaaaacgtaacagtaacaGCAAAACGTAGTATGAATCCGTTAAATTTTTGGCGGGTATTTATATGTATCGGCTATCATTATCATTgagataactttgaaaataaca comes from Lycorma delicatula isolate Av1 chromosome 3, ASM4794821v1, whole genome shotgun sequence and encodes:
- the LOC142320768 gene encoding uncharacterized protein LOC142320768, translating into MSEEMFPVNDAQLEQVVYDVLQEDDELEGTPNQRLQLLIPRRLVYGEVDDQQHHPLLDDGNDNLIAEAAADVENNESEESTVVTTSFILENRVRFTKFHNEQEAYFGLRRCLNAKEEGEYKMKINIENLPMKEIDVAVAKRDS